The Solea senegalensis isolate Sse05_10M linkage group LG9, IFAPA_SoseM_1, whole genome shotgun sequence genome has a segment encoding these proteins:
- the preb gene encoding prolactin regulatory element-binding protein: protein MGKRRVPDLYRAPFPLYSIKVDPKTGLVITTGGGGASKTGIKNAVQFLDLQLVGERQYSASLLHSHDTDMRANMNMAVADGVIAVGQDGACCLMSFNHTQKDGGKAAAKNAGNNVQQSSARRRAGKGDKGGQDGAAASGDVPDLKNETAHISVKVLAEVQSDLNPQDPLQKVVRFSPDLSLLLTGGTDGHIRVWEFPSLKKKFDFKAHEGEIEDLDMSPGNKHLVTVGRDFSCSVWTGNQLAMGLKWHETLPEMAEKTYRYLACRFGKVEDQKDALRLYTVQIPHKRERRPPPCYLTKWEGKSFLPMLTAPCGAEVISTLAVSDSGTFLGLGTVTGSVAIYIAFSLQKLYYVQESHGIVVTDLAFLPDLLIKGKSIKGNNETALLSVGVDSRCQVHSVANRRSFPIWLVLFFCGLMVVGVILLLQYMFPGFI, encoded by the exons ATGGGGAAAAGGAGGGTTCCAGATCTGTACAGAGCTCCGTTTCCCTTATACTCCATCAAAGTTGACCCTAAAACAGGGCTGGTGAtcacaacaggaggaggaggtgcctCCAAGACGGGCATAAAGAATGCTGTG CAATTCCTGGATCTTCAGCTGGTTGGAGAACGCCAGTACAGTGCCAGCCTCCTTCACTCTCATGACACTGACATGCGTGCCAACATGAACATGGCTGTAGCTGATGGTGTAATCGCTGTGGGACAAGACGGGGCCTGCTGCCTGATGAGCTTTaaccacacacagaaagacGGAGGCAAAGCTGCTGCTAAAAATG CAGGGAACAATGTGCAGCAGAGTAGTGCCAGGCGACGAGCTGGGAAAGGAGACAAAGGTGGACAGGATGGAGCTGCAGCCTCTGGGGATGTGCCCGATTTGAAGAATGAGACCGCTCACATCTCTGTGAAGGTTTTGGCTGAAGTGCAGTCGGACCTGAACCCTCAGGATCCACTACAGAAAGTAGTTCGCTTCAGTCCTGACCTGAGCCTTTTGCTGACTGGAGGAACAGACGGACACATCCGAGTCTGGGAG TTTCCATCCCTAAAGAAGAAGTTTGATTTCAAAGCACATGAAGGAGAGATTGAAGACTTGGATATGAGTCCAGGGAACAAG CACCTGGTGACTGTTGGCCGGGACTTTTCCTGCAGTGTGTGGACTGGCAACCAGTTGGCCATGGGCCTGAAATGGCATGAAACCTTGCCTGAGATGGCTGAGAAGACTTACCGATACCTGGCTTGCAG GTTTGGAAAGGTAGAAGACCAGAAAGATGCCCTGAGACTCTACACAGTGCAGATCCCCCATAAAAGGGAAAGAAGACCTCCTCCTTGTTACCTCACCAAGTGGGAAGGCAAGAGCTTCCTGCCCATGCTGACGGCTCCCTGTGGCGCTGAGGTCATCTCCACTCTGGCTGTCAG TGACTCTGGAACATTTCTTGGACTTGGAACTGTGACAGGATCAGTAGCCATCTACATTGCGTTCTCCCTTCAG AAGCTGTACTATGTCCAGGAGTCTCATGGTATTGTTGTGACAGACCTGGCCTTCCTTCCCGACTTGCTGATAAAAGGCAAATCTATCAAAGGGAATAATGAAACGGCCCTGCTGAGTGTGGGTGTGGACAGCCGCTGTCAAGTACATTCTGTAGCCAACCGAA GATCCTTCCCGATCTGGCTGGTGCTGTTCTTCTGTGGCCTCATGGTGGTGGGAGTCATCCTGCTCCTACAGTACATGTTTCCTGGATTTATTTAA